A single window of Stigmatopora nigra isolate UIUO_SnigA chromosome 22, RoL_Snig_1.1, whole genome shotgun sequence DNA harbors:
- the LOC144215454 gene encoding mitochondrial sodium/calcium exchanger protein-like, with amino-acid sequence MFVATPLLLLIATSLFQQAASNLTVYYKSGTGVEVNGGSLNASLAVMSPPINNDECVKVMNVSAAERCTFVKNTPDCSIEDGFINYLQLVFCLLPPKLTPLTVILCIVWLLFLFVILGLIASKFFCPNLSAISTSLRLTHNVAGVTFLALGNGAPDIFSAIAAFSHPHTAGLAVGALFGAGIFVTTVVAGGVALVKPFTVASRPFLRDVIFYMVAVFWTYLILYRGTTTLGETLGYLSLYVVYVLTVIISAYVYSRQKRLRNGTIDSIPHIQEAFESTDSYDNVPSLFAGTDQQDYESEYRPLLQYTESTWQIFLTSINPVDNRKWRRKNWKWRAVKVLKTPAEVMLLLCIPVVDLDKDDKNWRRPLNCFHLLTAPLVCILALQSGMLGNYLIEGQFPVWLLTLLLGLFLSAIVFCSTTNECPPKYHPIFALLGFVVSAVLISAAASEVVSILHMLGVVLSLSNTVLGLTLLAWGNSIGDCFSDITLARQGYPRMAISACFGGIIFNMLFGVGLGCLVQRIKTHMEVQMEPEGLLTWILAGSLGLSLVLSFLIVPLSRFHLGRPYGVFLLIFYAVFLSVALLAEFHVV; translated from the exons ATGTTTGTGGCTACTCCGTTGCTTCTTCTGATCGCGACATCGTTGTTCCAGCAAGCCGCGTCGAACTTGACTGTGTACTACAAGAGTGGGACAGGTGTTGAAGTAAACGGAGGGTCCCTAAACGCTTCACTAGCCGTCATGTCTCCTCCGATAAACAACGACGAG tgtgtTAAAGTGATGAACGTCAGTGCTGCAGAGCGCTGCACGTTTGTCAAGAACACACCGGACTGCAGCATAGAAGATGGCTTCATCAACTACCTTCAATTGGTCTTCTGTCTGCTTCCCCCAAAACTTACACCACTCACAGTCATCCTCTGT ATTGTATGGCTGCTCTTTTTGTTCGTCATACTCGGCCTCATCGCATCTAAATT TTTCTGTCCCAATCTGTCGGCCATCTCCACAAGTCTACGTCTGACTCACAACGTAGCT GGCGTAACCTTCCTGGCTCTTGGAAACGGCGCTCCGGACATCTTCAGTGCCATCGCCGCGTTCTCCCACCCTCACACCGCCGGGCTGGCCGTTGGAGCTTTGTTCG GTGCCGGTATATTTGTCACCACGGTGGTCGCGGGCGGCGTGGCCCTGGTCAAACCTTTCACCGTGGCATCTCGTCCTTTCCTGCGTGACGTCATCTTCTACATGGTGGCTGTGTTCTGGACCTACCTCATCCTGTACAGGGGGACCACCACGCTAGGAGAAACGCTGG GATACTTGTCCCTGTATGTGGTTTACGTGTTGACAGTCATCATCAGTGCCTATGTCTACAGCCGGCAAAAACGCCTGCGAAACGGCACGATAGACAGCATTCCGCATATTCAAG AGGCGTTTGAGTCGACGGACTCGTACGATAATGTTCCCTCTCTCTTCGCTGGGACAGACCAACAGGATTATG AGTCAGAGTACAGGCCGCTCCTGCAGTACACCGAGTCCACCTGGCAGATTTTTCTGACCTCCATCAACCCGGTGGACAACAGGAAGTGGAGGAGGAAAAACTGGAAGTGGCGAGCTGTCAAAGTGTTGAAG ACCCCCGCGGAGGTCATGCTGCTGCTGTGCATTCCCGTTGTAGATCTCGACAAGGACGACAAGAATTGGAGACGGCCGCTCAACTGTTTTCATCTGCTCACAGCGCCGCTCGTGTGCATCCTCGCCCTACAGTCGGGAATGC TTGGGAATTATCTAATCGAGGGCCAGTTTCCTGTGTGGTTGCTGACTCTTCTATTGGGACTTTTCCTGTCTGCTATCGTCTTCTGCAGCACCACCAATGAGTGCCCCCCCAAATATCACCCG ATTTTTGCCCTTTTGGGCTTCGTGGTAAGCGCCGTGTTGATCAGCGCGGCGGCATCCGAAGTGGTCAGTATCCTGCATATGCTGGGCGTGGTGCTTAGTCTTAGTAACACCGTCCTGGGCTTGACTCTCCTGGCCTGGGGGAACAGCATCGGAG ACTGTTTTTCAGACATCACCCTCGCCCGACAGGGTTACCCCAGAATGGCCATATCCGCCTGCTTTGGAGGCATTATTTTCA ATATGTTGTTTGGGGTGGGTTTGGGCTGTCTGGTGCAGAGGATCAAAACACACATGGAAGTGCAG ATGGAACCAGAGGGACTTTTGACATGGATCCTGGCGGGTTCTCTGGGTTTGTCTTTGGTTCTGTCCTTCCTCATCGTTCCACTGAGCCGCTTCCACCTGGGTCGGCCTTACGGCGTCTTTCTCCTCATCTTCTACGCCGTCTTCCTCTCCGTTGCCCTGTTGGCTGAGTTTCACGTGGTCTAA
- the LOC144215773 gene encoding acyl-CoA dehydrogenase family member 11-like: MSAPKRCLFTGCSGWKVLSSVTSTPSTIRYTSSLKAGSRPSQEEQLCETAATLPFSAARLGSFFQDRPVLKNPFLADALLRGYLRRHLPQEAVFADLCAFGEHLATEVDAWGRECEVTPPRLVNFDPWGRRVDHIVTSAAWKRMKALSAREGLVAIAYERPYAEWSRVYQMSKLYMFSPSSGLYTCPLAMTDGAAKVIQSLGISWPVEEAYNRLTSRDPQHFWTSGQWMTERQGGSDVARGTETVAVPQTDGCYKLYGYKWFTSATDADVTLTLARACDQSGRTTPGSRGLSLFYAGVSRDRDGRLSGIEVQKLKDKLGTRQMPTAELLLDGLRAHKLSEEGRGVASIANMLTITRIHNSISAAAAMRRVVQLARDYATRRTAFGKLLKEHPLHVQTLARMEVETRGAFLLVMDVCRLLGREESGIATQLDAHLLRLLTPVVKLYTGKQAVAVVSEGLESFGGQGYIEDTGLPVLLRDAQVLSIWEGTTNVLSLDVLRCVARSSGMVLPAYFTHCKTLLAGASSVSSLNPAVKTVHRALIQLEGFVQEATNKMPGYLELAARDLAYTLARIYMGALLIDHASWNEASPADVYAALRWCEQNLCVVASNNARGHYDATSLGVDSVLVYDQETEGGN, translated from the exons ATGTCTGCCCCAAAGCGATGCCTGTTTACAGGCTGCAGTGGCTGGAAGGTCCTGTCCTCTGtcaccagcacccccagcacCATCAGATATACGAGCAGCCTAAAAGCAGGCTCGAGACCATCTCAGGAGGAGCAACTCTGTGAAACAGCGGCAACTCTGCCTTTTTCTGCAGCCAGGCTTGGATCGTTTTTTCAGGACCGGCCTGTGCTCAAGAACCCTTTTTTGGCGGATGCCCTCTTGAGAGGATACTTGAGAAGGCACCTTCCTCAAGAG GCAGTGTTTGCAGATTTATGCGCCTTTGGGGAGCATTTGGCGACAGAGGTGGATGCGTGGGGAAGAGAATGTGAGGTCACTCCCCCGCGATTAGTGAACTTTGACCCTTGGGGACGCAGAGTGGACCACATCGTGACTTCTGCCGCATGGAAACGCATGAAAGCTCTATCAGCGCGGGAGGGATTGGTCGCGATCGCTTATGAGAGGCCGTATGCAGAATGGAG TCGTGTTTATCAAATGAGCAAGTTGTATATGTTCTCGCCCTCGTCTGGTCTCTACACATGTCCTCTGGCCATGACTGATGGAGCTGCCAAAGTCATTCAG TCTCTAGGCATTTCTTGGCCTGTAGAAGAAGCCTACAACCGACTAACCAGCCGTGACCCTCAGCATTTTTGGACATCGGGACAGTGGATGACAGAGCGACAAGGAGGTTCTGATGTAG CTCGTGGAACAGAAACTGTGGCAGTTCCCCAAACAGACGGTTGCTACAAACTTTATGGCTACAAGTGGTTCACCTCCGCCACTGATGCAGACGTAACTCTCACACTGGCAAGAGCATGTGACCAATCAGGAAGAACCACACCG GGCAGCAGAGGTTTGTCCCTGTTCTACGCGGGGGTTAGCCGAGACCGCGATGGCCGTCTCAGCGGGATTGAAGTTCAGAAGTTGAAGGACAAACTGGGAACCAGACAGATGCCCACGGCCGAGCTGCTGCTGGACGGCCTCCGAGCACACAAG CTATCAGAAGAAGGAAGAGGTGTGGCCTCCATAGCGAACATGCTGACTATAACGAGGATCCACAACAGCATCTCTGCAGCAGCGGCAATGAGAAG GGTGGTCCAATTAGCACGTGACTACGCAACTCGCCGCACTGCCTTCGGAAAACTGCTTAAAGAGCACCCGTTGCACGTGCAGACCCTCGCTAGGATGGAG GTCGAAACTCGTGGCGCTTTCCTCCTGGTGATGGACGTGTGCCGTTTGCTGGGACGAGAAGAGAGCGGCATCGCCACCCAGCTCGATGCTCATCTCTTACGTCTGCTCACGCCTGTTGTTAAACTCTACACTGGCAAACAG GCGGTTGCGGTGGTGTCGGAGGGTTTGGAGAGCTTTGGTGGGCAGGGATACATTGAGGACACCGGGCTACCTGTGTTACTTCGAGACGCACag gtacTGAGCATATGGGAAGGTACGACCAATGTTTTATCCCTGGATGTTCTGCGATGTGTGGCTCGAAGCTCAGGAATGGTTCTGCCAGCTTACTTCACTCATTGCAAG ACCCTGCTTGCAGGAGCCTCCAGTGTGTCCTCTCTGAATCCAGCTGTGAAAACAGTCCACAGGGCTCTAATTCAACTAGAAGGATTTGTCCAGGAGGCAACCAACAAGATGCCAGGCTACCTGGAACTTGCAGCCAGAGACTTGGCATACACCCTGGCTCGCATCTATATGG GTGCCCTTCTCATTGACCACGCAAGTTGGAATGAAGCGTCTCCAGCTGATGTCTATGCAGCGCTcag GTGGTGTGAACAAAATCTCTGTGTGGTGGCATCAAATAATGCGAGAGGACACTACGATGCCACCTCACTCGGTGTTGATTCAGTTCTTGTGTATGACCAGGAAACGGAAGGCGGAAACTGA
- the LOC144215772 gene encoding ATPase MORC2-like isoform X2, with protein sequence MAYSNYSNLSRAQLTFEYLHTNSTTHEFLFGALAELVDNSRDANATRIDIYTEKRPELRGGYMLCFLDDGTGMEPSEATQVIQFGKSSKRSPDSTQIGQYGNGLKSGSMRIGKDFILFTKRGNSLTCLFLSRTFHEEEGLDEVIVPLPSWNLQTKQPMTSDPEKYAIETELIFKYSPFKTEQELMEQFSKIESASGTLVIIYNLKLMDNREPELDVETDHQDILMAGMLAEGVKPERRSFRAYAAVLYIDPRMRIFIQSHKVRTKRLSCCLYKPRVYKYSSTRFKTRAEQEVKKADHLAKIAEEKAREAESKRLAMEERLADDLSKDSRTMLRKTQDSSMMLRRDADMKKRILESKQKALKEPKELNFIFGVNIEQRDLDGMFVYNCSRLIKMYEKTGPQLDGGMACGGVVGVVDVPYLVLEPTHNKQDFADAKEYRHLLKSMGEHLAQYWKDTSIAQKGIVKFWDEFGYLSASWSSPPSSETRYKRRRAMEIPLTIQCDKCLKWRTLPFQMDAVDKRYPDSWVCLMNPDSTQDRCDAPEKKPNLPCGILKKEKQTTEDKQKELEEKIKLQQDKLEALQKTNTVKSAADIKKLPLDVSMRPTAETPSKGIRSSERSIARPRSPPLPAHLKSPHSTPPPRSLTQRPTRITAAPPTSLKVEPSRAKATAKSAAGKPVAKSSRTPPTSRTSRTPTKAAGRPSAVGQRRRIVQEDSDDDDDDDEEDEEEEEEDEEEEGSEESESEAPQTKKSKMNTAPGNRAKVVEKPPPAKRVKLDEVPEKVSEKEPEKESRKEPEMALQQEQENDVKNAQKDKGLLVEVRVNKEWFTGKVVAVESNKQSVRWKVKFDYVPRATPKDRWVFKGSDEVRLMRPASPITQTPDTQQENEKVSAAMEPDTTQPGTSREVTDSLVTMLRTMLRYFFPPAFQIPKDDVNSMTAEDLVAFPLKEYFQQYESGLQSLCNSYQSRADAKAKAVEDKSNSTEVKLKEADEKLQKLRTNIVALLQKVQEDIDINTDDELDAYIEDLLTKGD encoded by the exons ATGGCCTACTCGAACTACAGCAACTTGAGTAGGGCTCAACTTACCTTTGAATACCTGCATACAAACTC AACAACCCACGAGTTCTTATTTGGAGCCTTGGCAGAGCTTGTGGACAATTCCAG AGATGCTAATGCCACAAGAATTGACATCTACACAG aaaaaaggccaGAACTACGGGGTGGCTACATGCTATGTTTTCTTGATGATGGGACTGGAATGGAGCCAA gtgaGGCAACCCAGGTGATCCAATTTGGAAAGTCAAGCAAACGATCGCCTGATTCCACACAAATAGGACAATATGGAAATGGGCTTAAATC GGGATCCATGCGAATCGGAAAAGACTTCATCTTGTTTACAAAGAGAGGCAACAGTCTTACATGCCTTTTTTTATCAAGAACTTTCCATGAAGAGGAAGGTCTCGATGAG GTCATTGTGCCTCTCCCGTCCTGGAATTTGCAAACTAAACAGCCCATGACTTCTGACCCGGAGAAGTACGCCATAGAGACAGAGCTGATATTCAAATACTCGCCATTTAAAACTGAACAGGAGTTGATGGAGCAGTTCAGCAAAATTGAAAGTGCAAGCG GTACCCTGGTGATTATCTATAATCTGAAGTTGATGGACAACAGAGAGCCTGAGCTGGACGTGGAAACGGATCACCAGGACATACTGATGGCTGGAATGCTTGCTGAGGGAGT TAAACCAGAGAGAAGGTCATTTAGAGCATATGCTGCAGTTTTGTACATCGACCCACGCATGAGGATTTTTATCCAGAGTCATAAAGTGAGGACAAAGAGGTTGTCCTGCTGTCTTTATAAACCTAG GGTTTATAAGTACTCGTCGACTCGATTTAAAACCCGTGCCGAACAGGAGGTCAAGAAAGCAGATCACCTTGCAAAGATTG CGGAGGAGAAAGCCCGAGAGGCGGAAAGCAAGCGTTTGGCCATGGAAGAAAGACTTGCAGATGATTTGTCAAAAGATTCTCGA acgaTGCTGAGGAAAACTCAGGATTCCTCCATGATGCTTAGGCGGGATGCTGACATGAAGAAAAGAATTCTAGAGTCCAAACAGAA AGCGTTAAAGGAGCCCAAGGAACTCAACTTCATATTTGGAGTTAACATTGAACAGAGGGATCTGGATGGAATGTTTGTATACAACTGTTCCCGTCTTATCAAGATGTACGAAAAGACAGGTCCACAGTTGGATGGAGGCAT ggCCTGTGGAGGTGTTGTCGGTGTGGTGGATGTTCCATATTTAGTTCTGGAGCCTACTCACAACAAGCAAGATTTTGCAGATGCTAAAGAGTATCGGCATTTGCTTAAATCCATGGGGGAACATCTGGCTCAGTATTGGAAGGACACCAGCATTG CTCAGAAAGGCATCGTGAAGTTCTGGGATGAGTTTGGGTACTTGTCGGCCAGCTGGTCATCACCTCCCTCATCGGAGACAAGATATAAGAGACGTCGTGCCATGGAGATTCCATTGACCATACAGTGTG ACAAATGCTTAAAGTGGAGAACGCTGCCATTCCAGATGGATGCTGTGGACAAACGCTATCCGGACAGTTGGGTGTGTTTGATGAACCCAGATAGCACCCAGGATAG ATGTGACGCACCAGAAAAGAAACCCAACTTGCCCTGTGGTAtcctgaaaaaagaaaaacaaacaactgaagacaaacaaaaagaacTTGAGGAGAAAATCAAACTGCAGCAGGATAAACTGGAGGCATTGCAG AAAACCAATACTGTCAAATCTGCGGCAGACATTAAGAAGCTGCCACTGGATGTTAGCATGAGGCCCACAGCAGAAACCCCCTCTAAG GGAATTCGATCCTCAGAGAGGTCTATCGCCCGGCCCCGTTCGCCGCCGCTGCCAGCTCACCTCAAGTCGCCGCACAGTACTCCTCCCCCCCGCTCCCTCACTCAGCGGCCCACCCGGATAACCGCCGCTCCCCCCACTTCACTTAAGGTTGAGCCATCTCGAGCCAAAGCGACGGCAAAGTCAGCCGCAGGAAAGCCCGTGGCCAAATCTTCCAGAACACCCCCAACTAGCCGCACTTCTAGG acACCCACTAAAGCGGCAGGTAGGCCCTCCGCTGTAGGACAACGCAGGAGAATTGTGCAGGAGgacagtgatgatgatgatgatgatgatgaggaggacgaggaggaggaagaagaagatgaggaggaggaaggaagtGAAGAGAGTGAAAGTGAAGCACCTCAGACAAAGAAGTCAAAGATGAACACTGCACCTGGTAACCGGGCTAAAGTGGTGGAAAAGCCCCCACCTGCTAAACGTGTCAAGTTAGATGAG GTTCCAGAGAAAGTGTCGGAAAAGGAGCCCGAGAAAGAATCAAGGAAGGAACCAGAGATGGCTCTACAGCAAGAACAAGAAAATGACGTTAAGAATGCTCAGAAAG ATAAGGGACTGCTCGTTGAAGTACGCGTCAACAAGGAGTGGTTCACGGGGAAAGTCGTCGCTGTGGAATCCAACAAACAGAGTGTTCGCTGGAAAGTCAAGTTTGACTATGTCCCCCGAGCTACGCCGAAAGACAGATG GGTGTTTAAAGGCAGTGATGAAGTCCGCCTGATGCGTCCGGCATCTCCCATCACCCAGACGCCAGACACCCAGCAGGAGAATGAGAAAGTGTCTGCAGCCATGGAGCCAGATACCACGCAACCTGGCACCAGTCGAGAGGTGACAGATAGCCTGGTCACCATGTTGAG GACAATGCTGCGTTACTTCTTCCCTCCAGCTTTTCAGATTCCTAAGGATGATGTCAACAGCATGACGGCAGAGGACCTTGTGGCCTTTCCTCTG AAAGAATATTTCCAGCAGTACGAATCGGGTCTCCAGTCACTGTGCAACTCGTACCAGAGCCGAGCAGACGCCAAGGCCAAAGCcgtggaagacaaaagcaacagCACAGAGGTCAAACTGAAGGAGGCGGATGAGAAACTACAAAAATTACGAACCAATATTGTTGCACTTCTACAAAAAGTTCAAGAG GATATTGACATCAATACCGACGACGAGCTTGATGCATACATTGAGGACCTTCTCACTAAAGGAGATTAA
- the LOC144215772 gene encoding ATPase MORC2-like isoform X1 has product MAYSNYSNLSRAQLTFEYLHTNSTTHEFLFGALAELVDNSRDANATRIDIYTEKRPELRGGYMLCFLDDGTGMEPSEATQVIQFGKSSKRSPDSTQIGQYGNGLKSGSMRIGKDFILFTKRGNSLTCLFLSRTFHEEEGLDEVIVPLPSWNLQTKQPMTSDPEKYAIETELIFKYSPFKTEQELMEQFSKIESASGTLVIIYNLKLMDNREPELDVETDHQDILMAGMLAEGVKPERRSFRAYAAVLYIDPRMRIFIQSHKVRTKRLSCCLYKPRVYKYSSTRFKTRAEQEVKKADHLAKIAEEKAREAESKRLAMEERLADDLSKDSRTMLRKTQDSSMMLRRDADMKKRILESKQKALKEPKELNFIFGVNIEQRDLDGMFVYNCSRLIKMYEKTGPQLDGGMACGGVVGVVDVPYLVLEPTHNKQDFADAKEYRHLLKSMGEHLAQYWKDTSIGYSIKPVISKGSSRDDNVMFKLEKDTQKGIVKFWDEFGYLSASWSSPPSSETRYKRRRAMEIPLTIQCDKCLKWRTLPFQMDAVDKRYPDSWVCLMNPDSTQDRCDAPEKKPNLPCGILKKEKQTTEDKQKELEEKIKLQQDKLEALQKTNTVKSAADIKKLPLDVSMRPTAETPSKGIRSSERSIARPRSPPLPAHLKSPHSTPPPRSLTQRPTRITAAPPTSLKVEPSRAKATAKSAAGKPVAKSSRTPPTSRTSRTPTKAAGRPSAVGQRRRIVQEDSDDDDDDDEEDEEEEEEDEEEEGSEESESEAPQTKKSKMNTAPGNRAKVVEKPPPAKRVKLDEVPEKVSEKEPEKESRKEPEMALQQEQENDVKNAQKDKGLLVEVRVNKEWFTGKVVAVESNKQSVRWKVKFDYVPRATPKDRWVFKGSDEVRLMRPASPITQTPDTQQENEKVSAAMEPDTTQPGTSREVTDSLVTMLRTMLRYFFPPAFQIPKDDVNSMTAEDLVAFPLKEYFQQYESGLQSLCNSYQSRADAKAKAVEDKSNSTEVKLKEADEKLQKLRTNIVALLQKVQEDIDINTDDELDAYIEDLLTKGD; this is encoded by the exons ATGGCCTACTCGAACTACAGCAACTTGAGTAGGGCTCAACTTACCTTTGAATACCTGCATACAAACTC AACAACCCACGAGTTCTTATTTGGAGCCTTGGCAGAGCTTGTGGACAATTCCAG AGATGCTAATGCCACAAGAATTGACATCTACACAG aaaaaaggccaGAACTACGGGGTGGCTACATGCTATGTTTTCTTGATGATGGGACTGGAATGGAGCCAA gtgaGGCAACCCAGGTGATCCAATTTGGAAAGTCAAGCAAACGATCGCCTGATTCCACACAAATAGGACAATATGGAAATGGGCTTAAATC GGGATCCATGCGAATCGGAAAAGACTTCATCTTGTTTACAAAGAGAGGCAACAGTCTTACATGCCTTTTTTTATCAAGAACTTTCCATGAAGAGGAAGGTCTCGATGAG GTCATTGTGCCTCTCCCGTCCTGGAATTTGCAAACTAAACAGCCCATGACTTCTGACCCGGAGAAGTACGCCATAGAGACAGAGCTGATATTCAAATACTCGCCATTTAAAACTGAACAGGAGTTGATGGAGCAGTTCAGCAAAATTGAAAGTGCAAGCG GTACCCTGGTGATTATCTATAATCTGAAGTTGATGGACAACAGAGAGCCTGAGCTGGACGTGGAAACGGATCACCAGGACATACTGATGGCTGGAATGCTTGCTGAGGGAGT TAAACCAGAGAGAAGGTCATTTAGAGCATATGCTGCAGTTTTGTACATCGACCCACGCATGAGGATTTTTATCCAGAGTCATAAAGTGAGGACAAAGAGGTTGTCCTGCTGTCTTTATAAACCTAG GGTTTATAAGTACTCGTCGACTCGATTTAAAACCCGTGCCGAACAGGAGGTCAAGAAAGCAGATCACCTTGCAAAGATTG CGGAGGAGAAAGCCCGAGAGGCGGAAAGCAAGCGTTTGGCCATGGAAGAAAGACTTGCAGATGATTTGTCAAAAGATTCTCGA acgaTGCTGAGGAAAACTCAGGATTCCTCCATGATGCTTAGGCGGGATGCTGACATGAAGAAAAGAATTCTAGAGTCCAAACAGAA AGCGTTAAAGGAGCCCAAGGAACTCAACTTCATATTTGGAGTTAACATTGAACAGAGGGATCTGGATGGAATGTTTGTATACAACTGTTCCCGTCTTATCAAGATGTACGAAAAGACAGGTCCACAGTTGGATGGAGGCAT ggCCTGTGGAGGTGTTGTCGGTGTGGTGGATGTTCCATATTTAGTTCTGGAGCCTACTCACAACAAGCAAGATTTTGCAGATGCTAAAGAGTATCGGCATTTGCTTAAATCCATGGGGGAACATCTGGCTCAGTATTGGAAGGACACCAGCATTG GTTACTCCATCAAGCCAGTCATCTCGAAAGGAAGCAGCAGAGATGATAATGTAATGTTTAAGCTTGAGAAAGATA CTCAGAAAGGCATCGTGAAGTTCTGGGATGAGTTTGGGTACTTGTCGGCCAGCTGGTCATCACCTCCCTCATCGGAGACAAGATATAAGAGACGTCGTGCCATGGAGATTCCATTGACCATACAGTGTG ACAAATGCTTAAAGTGGAGAACGCTGCCATTCCAGATGGATGCTGTGGACAAACGCTATCCGGACAGTTGGGTGTGTTTGATGAACCCAGATAGCACCCAGGATAG ATGTGACGCACCAGAAAAGAAACCCAACTTGCCCTGTGGTAtcctgaaaaaagaaaaacaaacaactgaagacaaacaaaaagaacTTGAGGAGAAAATCAAACTGCAGCAGGATAAACTGGAGGCATTGCAG AAAACCAATACTGTCAAATCTGCGGCAGACATTAAGAAGCTGCCACTGGATGTTAGCATGAGGCCCACAGCAGAAACCCCCTCTAAG GGAATTCGATCCTCAGAGAGGTCTATCGCCCGGCCCCGTTCGCCGCCGCTGCCAGCTCACCTCAAGTCGCCGCACAGTACTCCTCCCCCCCGCTCCCTCACTCAGCGGCCCACCCGGATAACCGCCGCTCCCCCCACTTCACTTAAGGTTGAGCCATCTCGAGCCAAAGCGACGGCAAAGTCAGCCGCAGGAAAGCCCGTGGCCAAATCTTCCAGAACACCCCCAACTAGCCGCACTTCTAGG acACCCACTAAAGCGGCAGGTAGGCCCTCCGCTGTAGGACAACGCAGGAGAATTGTGCAGGAGgacagtgatgatgatgatgatgatgatgaggaggacgaggaggaggaagaagaagatgaggaggaggaaggaagtGAAGAGAGTGAAAGTGAAGCACCTCAGACAAAGAAGTCAAAGATGAACACTGCACCTGGTAACCGGGCTAAAGTGGTGGAAAAGCCCCCACCTGCTAAACGTGTCAAGTTAGATGAG GTTCCAGAGAAAGTGTCGGAAAAGGAGCCCGAGAAAGAATCAAGGAAGGAACCAGAGATGGCTCTACAGCAAGAACAAGAAAATGACGTTAAGAATGCTCAGAAAG ATAAGGGACTGCTCGTTGAAGTACGCGTCAACAAGGAGTGGTTCACGGGGAAAGTCGTCGCTGTGGAATCCAACAAACAGAGTGTTCGCTGGAAAGTCAAGTTTGACTATGTCCCCCGAGCTACGCCGAAAGACAGATG GGTGTTTAAAGGCAGTGATGAAGTCCGCCTGATGCGTCCGGCATCTCCCATCACCCAGACGCCAGACACCCAGCAGGAGAATGAGAAAGTGTCTGCAGCCATGGAGCCAGATACCACGCAACCTGGCACCAGTCGAGAGGTGACAGATAGCCTGGTCACCATGTTGAG GACAATGCTGCGTTACTTCTTCCCTCCAGCTTTTCAGATTCCTAAGGATGATGTCAACAGCATGACGGCAGAGGACCTTGTGGCCTTTCCTCTG AAAGAATATTTCCAGCAGTACGAATCGGGTCTCCAGTCACTGTGCAACTCGTACCAGAGCCGAGCAGACGCCAAGGCCAAAGCcgtggaagacaaaagcaacagCACAGAGGTCAAACTGAAGGAGGCGGATGAGAAACTACAAAAATTACGAACCAATATTGTTGCACTTCTACAAAAAGTTCAAGAG GATATTGACATCAATACCGACGACGAGCTTGATGCATACATTGAGGACCTTCTCACTAAAGGAGATTAA
- the LOC144215696 gene encoding transmembrane protein 248-like, producing the protein MASWQPINNIKDFVSQNPPAVTFYLCLLTLAISFICIGSYSTNHTLPNPDSEKDWNHLLSTLALFHFCVRKNWSSDELVSRVPHPLPEQKKDENISLELTSHITTLHLKVPLTITTAHDLRKNVDLSTTLTASQLHLGGNEIVDVNIHFGNDTYTCLTIRAPIALFPMSRLPPVCQASGNNHSLIPVEAMDPLTQTTQGCYSLVFRNDPTLTVMLTKEEQWVAVRHLIEVSVCLIGVCLIHCLAASLSHSMIQNYHRKGLDLQNEPLLDT; encoded by the exons ATGGCTTCTTGGCAACCAATAAACAATATTAAAGACTTTGTCTCCCAGAACCCACCAGCTGTGACATTTTATCTGTGTCTGCTGACACTGGCAATCTCGTTCATCTGCATCGGCTCTTATAGCACAAATCACACGCTGCCTAATCCTGATTCGGAAAAA GACTGGAACCATCTCCTCTCTACTTTAGCACTGTTCCACTTTTGTGTAAGAAAAAACTGGAGTTCAGATGAGCTGGTCTCCCGAGTGCCACATCCTCTTCCAGAacagaaaaaagatgaaaatatttcacttgaatTGACATCACATATCACCACTTTGCATCTGAAGGTTCCTCTCACTATCACAACCGCTCATGACCTTCGGAAAAATGTTGACCTTTCCACAACCTTAACAGCCAGTCAGTTGCATCTTGGGG GCAATGAGATTGTGGATGTGAATATTCACTTTGGAAATGATACCTACACTTGCCTCACTATAAGAGCTCCAATAGCCCTTTTCCCCATGAGCCG acTTCCTCCAGTCTGTCAAGCATCTggcaacaaccattcactcatcCCCGTGGAGGCAATGGACCCATTAACACAAACAACCCAAGGCTGCTATAGTCTCGTCTTCAGAAATGACCCCACTCTTACCGTCATGTTAACAAAG GAGGAGCAGTGGGTGGCAGTGAGACATCTTATAGAAGTTAGCGTGTGTTTGATAGGAGTTTGTTTGATACATTGTTTAGCTGCAAGCCTGTCACATTCAATGATTCAAAACTACCACAGGAAGGGACTGGATCttcaaaat GAACCTTTGCTGGACacttga